In Sphingomonas profundi, the sequence CATCGCCAAACATCCACGGTGAAGCCGGAGGATCGCCAGTTCACCCATTGAGCTGTGCGGACGGTCCTCGATAGTCGCCCGTGTTTGTTGCACCCGTAGCTCACGACCAAGGATCAGAGCGATGAAGGCCGCTTATTACCGTCATAGCGGAGGCCCGGAAGTTCTCGAATACGGCGACCTGACGGATCCGGCCGTCGGCGCGGACACGGTGCTGATCCGCGTCGAGGCGATCAGCCTGGAAGGCGGCGATCTGCTGAACCGGCGCATCACGCCGCCGCCTGCTAACCCTTATGTCGGCGGCTATCAGGCCGCAGGCACGGTAGCGGCGGTCGGTGACGAGGTCCGTCGGCTCCGGGTGGGGCAGCGCGTTGTGGGCTTCAACTGGGGCGGGAGCCATGCCGCTCTTTTCGCCGTGGCGGAAAACCACGCCTATCCGATCCCGGACGGCATGGACTTGGCGCTGGCGGCCGTGGTGCCGATCGCCTTCGGCACGGCCAGCGACGTCCTGTTCGAGTTCGGCCGCCTGCAGGCGGGAGAGACGGTGCTGGTGCAGGGCGCGGCCGGCGGCGTCGGCCTGGCAGCCGTGCAGCTGGCCAAGCGCGCGGGCGCGCGCGTGATTGCTACGGCTTCGACCGACGAGCGCCTTGACCGTCTGGCAGGCTTTGGTGCCGACGAGGGCATCAATTACCGCGAGGTGGACATCGGCGATCGCGTTCTGGAACTGACCGGTGGCAAAGGGTGCGATCTCGTCGTGGATCTGGCGGGCGGCCACTCGATCGATCAGCTGATGAAGGCCGTCCGCTATCGCGGCCGCTTCGCGGTAGTGGGGGCTTCGAGCGGCGACCTGCCCGCTTTCCGGTTCATCGACATCATCGGCAAGAGCCTGACGCTTTATGGTCCGTTGTTCGGCGCCGAGATGCACGGCCGGCGCGCGCACGATCTGTTGGCGAGGTTGATGGCGGATGTCGCTGCCGGCAATCTGCGGATGCCCATCGCACGCGCCTTTCCGTTGGCCGAGGCATGGGCCGCGCATCACTATGCCGAGACCGGCCATCCGTTCGGACGGGTGGTCCTCAAGGTATCATAGCGCTATCTTTGGGTAGGAACATGGTCATGTATTTTGCGTCCAAAATAGGTGAGCAATTCTCGGATTGTTGCTCCGCTATATCTCCGCGTGAACAACAATGTCTTGCTCTGATATCAAAAGGGTACTCGGATGCGAGAGCCAGTGAAGCTTTGGGGATAACCCGCCATACAGTCCGATTCCATGTTCGTAACATTTGCCACAAATTAAAGGCAATTGTGACTTTTACAAACCCGCAAATGAGTGGAATAGGCCGAGGGCGAGCATTGCGCCGGCGTACACAAAACCGGCGACGCGAGTTGATCCGGCATAGCCGCGGCGGAGAAGTAGCCACACGAGTACCGGCGAAAACACGATCAGGCCAAGCATCAACGGAGCGCTAATCCGGCGAGGCCCTTCCGCGGACCTTTCGCTCACTTGGGCTTTTCCGCTTCGAATGACTCGTTGCCGACGAACCCCATCGGGCCGGAATGAAGGCGTCTAAGCTCGCCAAGTACGCAATCGATCTTCTCGTATTGCGCGGTGCGGCTAGGACGCAGATGGATCGTGCCGCCTCGGTTCTGAAGCCAACGGCAGGGCGAAGCGCAGCGCACCGATATGGCGTCTAGCTGCCGCTGATTTAGCTGGTTTGGCTCCACGCCTGAGTGATCGATCGCGGCGGCCATCAAGACTAGCCAAGCGATCACTCCGGCTTCTCCGGCACCGGCTTCTGCTTCACGAGCTTCCGCACGCGCTCCTTGAAGCGTTCGTCGTCGTCGTCGCACTCTAGAGCGCGAGCGGCTTCCTTGAACTTCTCAACTTGGCTCTTTTCCGGCTCCGGCACGGCGTTTCGCCTTCTTGATGAACAGCTTGAAAAATGCGTCGAGGTCGTCGAGGCTATCCACGCTCATACCCGAGGGGAAGGCGATCTTCACCACCCCTTCATCCACCGTGAAGCGATCCATCTCATCTCCGCTGTCCGCAACAAAGCCGCTGTCCACCTTTGCGGTCAACGGCAGCTTGGGGGCCGTCGGCGGCGGAGCCGCTCCGGCAGGGGCTTTCTCCAGCAGGGCTACATCGGACATAAGGGCACCAGTCTCTGACCCCTCCATGAACACCCACTTGCGTCCATCGTGCTCTTGAATAGCGCGAACGGCGGCCTTCTCAACCACGACCTGTCCGCCCACCTCGACACACACGATGTCCCCAACGGCGATGTCGCCGCCGGGAGGGTCGGCCGCGTCCACCTTTGTACCGTCGCTGTCTTCTTTCTTATCAGACTCGGGCGGCGCTGCATAGCCGATCGTGTCATCATACACGCGGAGGAACCCCTTTGCGCCATCAGAAGTGAAGCCGCGGTCGATGTGCAGCTCGCCGATCGCTATGGCGTCGGCGGGGCGCTCCACACCCCATTTCTCCCAGAACTCCGCGATCAGCTTCGGCTTGAGCGCGGCGAGGGCCAGGGCTTGTTCCTTGGCGCCGGGGCGAGGATCGGCAACGGCTCGATATCCGAGGTCCGAGATTTTCACCTTCCGGTTCTCGCCAACGCCGCTCGCCTCGACTAGGCCGTAAGACAGCAATGCGGCGACCGTTTGAAGTGTCCCGCTGCTCTTCGCACCGAGGCCCCAGGCCGGCTTAGCCGCGTCGACAATTCGCGCATCATGGCGTTTGGCGAAGGTATGCAGGCCTTCTAGACGTTCAAATGCCTTGGTGAGGCCGATGTAGGGGAACGACGGGCTTCGGTCCTGGGGTCGCTTCTCCGGAGCCGCGCTCTGCTCGGGCGTCTGTTCAGGTTCACTCATGACAGCCTGTCTCCGTCAATCGGCAACATCGCCTGACAGGGAGACTGATAGGCTATCAGTCGGCCGTTGACAAGGCCTCCGGCGAATCGTAAGTCGAGCGCCGGAGGTGCAACATGACGATCAGGAGGGTTGCTCTAGCCGCCGTCACGCTCACGGACGCGGCGCGGGCTAAGTAGAGAAGCCGCCAAGCCCCTGGTCCGGGCCGGCGGCTTCGAGGTGGGCCAATAGCGTTGAACCTGCAAACTGGCCGGCGTTGCATATAGCATCGCCGGCCTTTCTTGTGAAACCGTTTCCTTGGCCGGCCGGTGGGGCTTAGTCCGCCAGCGCGAGCCAACCTTCCCCGGCTGGTTGACCGGCTCACCTTCAGGCGTGGAGGTCAGGCCTGCGGTAGGTGATCCGCTTCCCGACGATACCCTTCAGCGCCTGCTCCGATCGCGCCGCATCGTTGAAGCCGGTGCGCTCGCGGTGCGTGTAGCGGAACTCGAACTCGGCGACGTAGCGGTGAAGATGCTTCTTGGCGCAATGCTGATAGGTGCCCTTCATCCCACGCTTGAAAATGGAGAATGCGCCTTCAATGGTATTGGTGTGGATCAGCGGGTTCTCATAGTCGACGTACTGGCCGGCGCTGTGGCGAGTGAAGCCGTGGCCCGCGAAATGCTCGCTAACCTTGCTGTAGTAGCTTGCTTCGTCGGTCATCACGATCGCCTCTTGCGCAATGTTGTCGCGCAGAATTGGCATCAGGTCTTCGCCCTTGAGGCTATCCACAACCATAGAGCGCTGGCGGCCGGTGCTGCGATCGACCAGGGACAGGATTTTGTGCTTATGAGCGAAGCCGCGGCCCTTCTTCTCTCCAGCGGGCTTGATGCTCTTGTCGTGGCCGATGAAAGTTTCGTCGACCTCGACTATGCCGCCGCCGGAACCGAACGGAGCAAGGTCGCCGGAGCGCATCGCTTCGCGGATGCGGTGCGACAGGAACCATGCCGCCTTGTACGAGATTTCGAGCAGCCGAGAGAGCTGGTGCGAGCTAATGCCCTTCTTGCTGCTCATCATCAGGTGGGTGGCCTGAAGCATCTTGTGGAGCGGCATGCGGGCATGCTCGAACACGGTGCCGACCTTGGCCGTGAACTGCTTCCGGCACTCGCCGCATTTCTTCAGGCCGTAGCGGATCGCGCCTTCCGGGTTCTTGGCACTCTTGGAGCCGCGCACGTCCGCCAGGTCATAGACGCGGCCGCGAACGACACCGCAATGCGGGCAGACGGTGCCGTTCGCCCACAGCATTTCTTCCAGAAACTTGAAGGCCGCGCCTTCATCGTGGAACCGGGACTGCGAGAGGGTCGAAACGGACATGACGGCGTGCTCCTTGCCGTCTGACCTACTTAATCAACGTGGGTTTGTAAAGGTCATAATCGCCAAATTAAAGGTAGCCAATCGGTGCGAGGCGATCTTCATAGCCACCAAGGCTGGGATAATTTAATAGTTGATGCCAGAATGCCGTAGACTCGTAAGCACGTAGGCACAGCCGTATTGAGGCAAGTTGGACCATGGTGACCACCGATACCGACACAAGGCCCCGCTCCGCCAGAGTCGGGGGCGTCGTCGCGTCTGGCACCTTTCCGGCCCACATCCACTCCAGGGTCGCGCCGAAGTCGTGACCTCCTAGATACGCTCAGGACGGTGGAGAGCATCACGACGCACGAGATGACAAAGCGGGTGATGCTGGCGCGGCGACTCGACCCTAAGGACGCCAGCGCGTTCTTGTTGATGAACCGCCGGGTCGGTGGAGCGCTCGCCAAGCTGACGCAGCAGCACGATCATATCAGGTCGGCGAAGGAGCCGCCGAATGGAATGAAGCGGTGGCAGACCTTGCCGGGATAGACAACGCGGCAACTCTGTGGATTAGTCGATCGATGATGAAACGGCTTGCAGAGATACAAAGGTTGGATGCTTTAGCGGTTGAGGCCACCAGTTTGGCAGAAGGCCAGCAACTGGCCGCAAGGGCAGACAGCCTGCGCGACGATAGCCGATCGCCGGAGAGGCGTTCGCCGCGGTTTATGCCCGTGCTGAGGAACTAGGCGAAGCTTTGGCGGTGATGGCTGGGGAAGGCCGGCCTGCGCTTTGGACACCAGCAAGCCGTTCTCGAACGTAGCGCTCATGTTCGAGCCGTCGCCGTTCTTCCAGCTATATATCCGGACCACCGCGTCCGGCGTGGGTGAGGAAGCCGACTCCTCTCCGGGCGATCCCATAATCTTCACCGCTTCGTTGTAGCTCATGTCAGTCGAAAGCTGGCCGTACTCCTCAGCGATGATTCGGCCATCTGAGCTGCTGCCGGTTCCGTGGACACGAGGTTAAGCTACCTGCGCCTGCCGCTCGAAGTCCACGGGGGCTGAGGTAGCCCAGGGAGCGCCGTCGGTCCACCAGACCGGCCCACGTTCCCCGAGCCCCCCGCTTCGCCTGGTCGACCGCAGTCTCTCCTACAGCGTCTCTGGTCCGGCGCGTCGTCGCGACAACTCGGCGCGCCGAACGCCAAGGCCGGCTTCACGCCCAACGCCACAGACGAATATGCGATCAGCTATACCCGGCAGGAGGGCCGCAAGAACGCGCCGTTCAACGTAACGGACGATCTGCGCACGACTCCGCGTTTCTGGAGCTGGCCCTATTGGAACATCGAGAGCGTCTATTTCCTCTCGACCACCGCACTGGGCGACCGGGTCACGCTGAAGACCCGCGCCTACCCCAACGAGTTCAACAACCTGCTCCGTTCTTTCGATAACCGAACGCAGACGACGCAGACGCTCGGCCGCGCGTTCCGTCGTGGGTCTCTATATCCTCGGCTTCCACTGCCGCGACATGCGTCGCCAACTTTGCTCTGCTTCTGGCGACC encodes:
- a CDS encoding quinone oxidoreductase family protein; translation: MKAAYYRHSGGPEVLEYGDLTDPAVGADTVLIRVEAISLEGGDLLNRRITPPPANPYVGGYQAAGTVAAVGDEVRRLRVGQRVVGFNWGGSHAALFAVAENHAYPIPDGMDLALAAVVPIAFGTASDVLFEFGRLQAGETVLVQGAAGGVGLAAVQLAKRAGARVIATASTDERLDRLAGFGADEGINYREVDIGDRVLELTGGKGCDLVVDLAGGHSIDQLMKAVRYRGRFAVVGASSGDLPAFRFIDIIGKSLTLYGPLFGAEMHGRRAHDLLARLMADVAAGNLRMPIARAFPLAEAWAAHHYAETGHPFGRVVLKVS
- a CDS encoding helix-turn-helix domain-containing protein; translation: MYFASKIGEQFSDCCSAISPREQQCLALISKGYSDARASEALGITRHTVRFHVRNICHKLKAIVTFTNPQMSGIGRGRALRRRTQNRRRELIRHSRGGEVATRVPAKTRSGQASTER
- a CDS encoding IS1595 family transposase: MSVSTLSQSRFHDEGAAFKFLEEMLWANGTVCPHCGVVRGRVYDLADVRGSKSAKNPEGAIRYGLKKCGECRKQFTAKVGTVFEHARMPLHKMLQATHLMMSSKKGISSHQLSRLLEISYKAAWFLSHRIREAMRSGDLAPFGSGGGIVEVDETFIGHDKSIKPAGEKKGRGFAHKHKILSLVDRSTGRQRSMVVDSLKGEDLMPILRDNIAQEAIVMTDEASYYSKVSEHFAGHGFTRHSAGQYVDYENPLIHTNTIEGAFSIFKRGMKGTYQHCAKKHLHRYVAEFEFRYTHRERTGFNDAARSEQALKGIVGKRITYRRPDLHA